One genomic segment of Acanthopagrus latus isolate v.2019 chromosome 14, fAcaLat1.1, whole genome shotgun sequence includes these proteins:
- the LOC119032085 gene encoding inositol 1,4,5-triphosphate receptor associated 2 isoform X5 — protein sequence MDYYTPQPSRRHNPVDSICRKLQTIQWRGDREPNSPFQIPKLSSSSYDSAQCGLRHNLEAILKKGAIHRDEGERGKERVKEKGKGKGMGMPSSALSQGSLGSSAPMSIPSTPTMPANVTYTITSTLGERRGADGRELRQVKKWQRYCSTPTGQSKESPYFTFTRGPQTVQPESEKPSRSPPLSHTFTPNHSTVAYNLNFCSGDTGNLTECELPYPALVVKRLSMGDGGSSLASENRKENMAEISLICEENLLDTIFHACDTQRRGKVFVSHIVDYLRHTTSRTSEDSGLEELCNMLDPEHKDVSIDLDTYHAVMREWIDDCRNNGEEPTDDVTQDSVKLRDGLSAKRSMLLNMTSGSLEAFGGEASRVEFETSELVYCVADLQMSNQKLQEEVRKLKQVVESMEDSNQKLAEENEELRSQARINHQLAQKEKMLKEEVEEMKATLSCTEEGRARASAHSKHVERENQSLISKIASLQEENFKVTMETDELQRRIAELCDINADLQVQIHSFDGVVSEKEAVILEKGRQINELKSAVEEYSSITELLRADKSKLENQIQMMHPDLASAGLSLSVAYRLNQSSSGSLQAELALAQSPLEALNGLDHFSTTMSFASPLDETLDREVLLMLQGPSPEHMAKEFKSLLNKLKRDFTEEAASVLSSVRGLLDDHAQPGGNTGTSLQTVQAELDSKRADWALSLDQLAQYTDSLEKELIKMASNMRRSRTEILHLSVRVQEQENQKRQLCEELEQLKTPQDSREASSQTPAPEEEPGDDLDWDEEFALQDFLKNELAERNCREQGGQPDSRQEETAAKLADRGEEEDGEEKWMVVDRAGEGEVRNTSTPLSALSGEAQSRHGGTGGSQDSAAHTESEPDVNCQSAQEEAAVRLSAHSQAVSIRHPEADALPDRSHSENNTDADAPETAESAPCVSAQNLTNTSEQDQSVILGSSPPSAAEMVPPISTSPGSDETITQTESTQPTSEDHRGEEAKDGEADSSTAAMRRSKSLSEDQSADRSAAEDSTCLLPVLVEEEESVQDSTAEVPTVAASMEGTEQLTSSGATTFSDGSSPQSRSSFIHGSQSGSGMGSITSDPSHSQASTAKKDALLLCGKNKRELELSSCMEAIEEHKDKEDQSETSMGTERESETSLISDTSETFKDRNSLSPSDKEIETEFQRLALGFKCDMFTLEKRLRLEERSRDLAEENVRREVSSCQGLLQALIPLCEDDNQSMEIIQRLQKNLDILIQSMTRVSSRSEMLGAIHQESRIGKAVEVMIQHVENLRRMYTKEHAELLELRETLMQNERSFGSQTERDDFRGKKQPTSQYYKSSTRRVSIAAIPRSGAGNMHFDMSKTQDGSEAETERLTRRSPWTAYDNTDCQSEDEQKEAPVVERRRSSLSELGSKLTSLILPLKTPSPCSSPTSTDPGMAHSLSHSLTSSRVAAAAAVARGGRGLWLWLAMVVVLAGLLALLASLVMQPVVDAAPVGTGDSWMTIQQMLWPYAGLRHNGQPPV from the exons ATGGATTATTACACGCCGCAGCCCAGTCGTCGTCACAATCCCGTGGACAGCATCTGCCGCAAACTGCAGACCATTCAGTGGCGCGGTGATCGAGAGCCCAATTCACCGTTCCAGATTCCCAagctctcctccagcagttACGACAGTGCGCAGTGCGGCCTCAGGCACAACCTGGAGGCCATTCTGAAGAAAGGGGCCATCCACAGAGacgagggggagagggggaaggagagagtgaaggagaaggggaaggggaAAGGGATGGGTATGCCGAGTTCTGCTTTGTCCCAGGGGAGCCTGGGCTCTTCAGCGCCAATGTCCATCCCTTCCACTCCCACCATGCCGGCTAATGTCACTTACACCATCACTAGCACActtggagagaggagaggtgctgATGGGAGGGAATTGAGACAAGTTAAGAAATGGCAGAGGTATTGTTCGACACCCACGGGGCAGTCCAAAGAGTCCCCTTACTTCACATTCACACGAGGACCCCAGACAGTGCAGCCTGAGAGCGAAAAGCCGAGCAGGAGCCCTCCTCTGTCTCATACCTTCACTCCGAACCACAGCACCGTAGCCTACAATCTCAACTTCTGCTCAGGAGACACAGGGAACTTGACCGAGTGTGAGCTGCCCTACCCGGCTCTGGTTGTAAAAAGACTGTCCATGGGCGACGGAG GTTCATCACTCGCTTctgaaaacaggaaggagaaTATGGCAGAAATCAGCCTCATCTGTGAAGAGAATCTGCTTGATACCATCTTCCATGCCTGTGACACCCAGCGCCGAg GTAAAGTGTTCGTCTCTCACATTGTGGACTACCTGCGTCACACCACCAGTCGCACCTCAGAAGACAGCGGACTGGAGGAACTTTGCAACATGCTCGATCCAGAACACAAAGATGTCTCCATTGACTTGGACACGTATCACGCCGTAATGAGGGAGTGGATCGACGATTGCCGCAACAATGG GGAAGAGCCAACAGATGACGTCACCCAGGACTCGGTAAAACTCAGAGACGGCCTGTCTG ccaAGAGGTCCATGCTGCTCAATATGACCTCAGGAAGCTTGGAGGCCTTTGGAGGGGAGGCATCCAGAGTGGAATT TGAGACATCAGAGCTGGTATATTGCGTTGCCGATCTGCAGATGAGCAACCAAAAGCtccaggaggaggtgaggaagcTGAAGCAGGTGGTGGAGAGCATGGAGGACAGCAACCAGAAGCTGGCAGAGGAGAATGAGGAGCTGCGCAGTCAGGCCAGAAT TAACCATCAGCTGGCGCAAAAGGAGAAAATGCtaaaggaggaggtggaggagatgaaggccACTCTGAGCTGTACGGAGGAAGGCAGAGCTCGCGCCTCCGCACACAGCAAACATGTG gAGCGAGAAAACCAGAGTCTCATTTCCAAGATTGCTTCTCTTCAAGAAGAG AACTTCAAGGTAACCATGGAGACAGACGAGCTTCAGAGGAGAATAGCAGAGCTGTGTGACATTAACGCTGACCTACAG GTGCAGATTCACTCTTTTGACGGTGTCGTTAGTGAAAAGGAAGCTGTGATTTTAGAG AAGGGCAGACAGATAAATGAGCTGAAGTCAGCAGTGGAGGAATATTCCTCCAtcacagag CTGCTGAGAGCAGACAAGAGCAAGCTGGAGAATCAGATACAGATGATGCATCCAGACCTAGCTAG tgCTGGTCTGTCCCTGTCGGTGGCCTACAGGTTGAACCAGAGCAGCTCAGGATCCCTGCAGGCAGAACTGGCCCTGGCACAGTCACCACTGGAG GCCCTCAACGGACTTGATCATTTTTCCACCACCATGAGCTTTGCCTCCCCGCTGGATGAGACGCTTGACAGGGaggtgctgctgatgctgcagggACCCAGCCCTGAACACATGGCCAAGGAGTTCAAGAGCCTCCTAAACAAACTG AAAAGGGATTtcacagaggaagctgcatctGTCTTGTCTTCAGTTAGAGGCTTGTTGGACGACCACGCACAGCCAGGGGGCAACACAGGCACCAGTCTTCAG ACCGTGCAGGCCGAACTGGACTCGAAAAGGGCAGACTGGGCCCTCAGCCTGGACCAGCTGGCCCAGTACACCGACTCGCTGGAGAAGGAACTGATCAAAATGGCCAGCAACATGAGGAGGTCCCGCACCGAGATCCTGCACCTTTCCGTCAG ggtgcaggagcaggagaaCCAGAAGCGGCAGCTGTgtgaggagctggagcagctaaAGACGCCACAGGACAGCAGAGAGGCCTCGTCCCAGACACCTGCACCAGAGGAagag CCTGGAGATGACTTGGACTGGGATGAGGAGTTTGCCCTTCAAGACTTCCTGAAGAACGAGTTAGCAGAAAGAAATTGCAGAGAACAAGGTGGTCAACCAGACAGTCGGCAAGAAGAGACGGCGGCTAAATTAGCAGACAGgggtgaagaagaagacgggGAAGAGAAGTGGATGGTGGtggacagagcaggagagggagaagtgagGAACACATCCACTCCTCTGTCTGCCCTCTCTGGGGAGGCCCAGTCGAGGCACGGTGGAACAGGAGGGAGTCAAG ACTCTGCAGCCCACACTGAGTCAGAGCCTGATGTGAACTGTCAATCTGCACAG GAAGAGGCTGCAGTACGATTGAGCGCCCACTCACAAGCTGTCAGCATTAGACACCCAGAGGCGGATGCTCTCCCCGATCGGTCCCACTCAGAGAACAACA CAGATGCCGACGCCCCTGAGACTGCAGAGTCTGCCCCCTGTGTTTCTGCCCAAAATCTGACCAACACTTCTGAGCAGGACCAAAGCGTTATACTTGGCAGCAGCCctccttcagcagctgagatggTTCCCCCCATCAGCACATCACCTGGATCAGATGAGACCATTACCCAGACTGAGAG CACCCAGCCGACCAGTGAGgaccacagaggagaagaggcaaAAGACGGCGAGGCGGACTCGAGCACAGCAGCCATGAGACGTTCAAAG AGCTTGAGCGAGGACCAGTCGGCAGACAGATCAGCAGCGGAGGACAG CACGTGTCTGCTACCTGTGTtggtggaagaagaggagagtgTGCAGGACAGCACAGCTGAGGTTCCAACAGTAGCCGCCAGCATGGAAG GGACAGAGCAGCTCACCAGCAGCGGAGCGACCACCTTCTCTGACGGCAGCTCTCCACAGTCCCGGTCGTCCTTCATACATGGCAGCCAATCAGGGAGTGGCATGGGCAGCATCACCTCTGACCCCAGCCATTCACAGGCTTCAACGGCTAAAAAGGacgccctcctcctctgtggcaaAAATAAGAGGGAACTG GAGCTGTCAAGCTGCATGGAGGCCATCGAGGAGCACAAGGATAAAGAAGACCAAAGTGAGACCAGCATGGGCACTGAAAGGGAAT CTGAGACATCACTGATCTCTGACACCAGTGAAACCTTTAAAGACAGGAACAG TCTTTCCCCCAGTGACAAGGAAATAGAG ACGGAGTTCCAGCGCCTGGCGTTGGGTTTCAAGTGTGACATGTTCACCCTGGAGAAGAGACTCCGGCTGGAAGAGAGGTCACGAGACCTGGCTGAGGAGAATGTCCGCAGGGAGGTGTCCAGCTGCCAGGGCTTACTGCAG GCTCTGATCCCTCTGTGTGAGGATGACAACCAGTCCATGGAGATCATCCAGAGGCTCCAGAAGAACCTGGACATCCTCATCCAGTCAATGACCAGAGTGTCCAGTCGCTCTGAGATGTTGGGAGCGATTCACCAG GAGAGTCGCATTGGTAAGGCTGTGGAGGTGATGATCCAGCATGTGGAGAACCTGAGGAGGATGTACACCAAGGAGCACGCCGAGCTGCTCGAGCTGAGGGAGACGCTCATGCAGAACGAGAGGTCGTTTGGCTCACAAACCGAAAGAG ATGACTTCCGTGGCAAGAAACAGCCAACATCACAGTACTACAAG TCATCAACCCGGCGGGTCAGCATAGCAGCAATCCCCCGCTCCGGTGCAGGAAACATGCACTTTGACATG tccaaaacacaggaCGGCTCCGAGGCTGAAACGGAGCGGCTGACCAGGCGATCGCCATG GACAGCCTACGACAACACCGACTGCCAGTCGGAGGATGAACAGAAGGAGGCGCCGGtggtagagaggaggaggtccaGTCTCAGTGAGCTGGGCAGCAAACTCACCTCCCTCATTCTGCCCCTCAAGAC TCCGAGCCCTTGCTCCAGCCCTACATCTACAGACCCGGGAATGGCCCACTCTCTGTCCCACAGCCTGACCTCTTCCCGggtggctgcagcagcagcagtagccaGAGGTGGCAGGGGGCTCTGGCTTTGGTTGGCCATGGTAGTGGTGCTAGCAG GTCTCTTGGCATTGCTGGCCAGTCTGGTGATGCAGCCGGTGGTAGACGCAGCCCCTGTGGGGACCGGGGACTCCTGGATGACTATCCAGCAGATGCTGTGGCCCTACGCAGGGCTCCGACACAATGGACAGCCGCCCGTCTAG
- the LOC119032085 gene encoding inositol 1,4,5-triphosphate receptor associated 2 isoform X2, whose product MDYYTPQPSRRHNPVDSICRKLQTIQWRGDREPNSPFQIPKLSSSSYDSAQCGLRHNLEAILKKGAIHRDEGERGKERVKEKGKGKGMGMPSSALSQGSLGSSAPMSIPSTPTMPANVTYTITSTLGERRGADGRELRQVKKWQRYCSTPTGQSKESPYFTFTRGPQTVQPESEKPSRSPPLSHTFTPNHSTVAYNLNFCSGDTGNLTECELPYPALVVKRLSMGDGGSSLASENRKENMAEISLICEENLLDTIFHACDTQRRGKVFVSHIVDYLRHTTSRTSEDSGLEELCNMLDPEHKDVSIDLDTYHAVMREWIDDCRNNGEEPTDDVTQDSVKLRDGLSAKRSMLLNMTSGSLEAFGGEASRVEFETSELVYCVADLQMSNQKLQEEVRKLKQVVESMEDSNQKLAEENEELRSQARINHQLAQKEKMLKEEVEEMKATLSCTEEGRARASAHSKHVERENQSLISKIASLQEENFKVTMETDELQRRIAELCDINADLQVQIHSFDGVVSEKEAVILEKGRQINELKSAVEEYSSITELLRADKSKLENQIQMMHPDLASAGLSLSVAYRLNQSSSGSLQAELALAQSPLEALNGLDHFSTTMSFASPLDETLDREVLLMLQGPSPEHMAKEFKSLLNKLKRDFTEEAASVLSSVRGLLDDHAQPGGNTGTSLQTVQAELDSKRADWALSLDQLAQYTDSLEKELIKMASNMRRSRTEILHLSVRVQEQENQKRQLCEELEQLKTPQDSREASSQTPAPEEEPGDDLDWDEEFALQDFLKNELAERNCREQGGQPDSRQEETAAKLADRGEEEDGEEKWMVVDRAGEGEVRNTSTPLSALSGEAQSRHGGTGGSQDSAAHTESEPDVNCQSAQEEAAVRLSAHSQAVSIRHPEADALPDRSHSENNNADAPETAESAPCVSAQNLTNTSEQDQSVILGSSPPSAAEMVPPISTSPGSDETITQTESTQPTSEDHRGEEAKDGEADSSTAAMRRSKSLSEDQSADRSAAEDSTCLLPVLVEEEESVQDSTAEVPTVAASMEGTEQLTSSGATTFSDGSSPQSRSSFIHGSQSGSGMGSITSDPSHSQASTAKKDALLLCGKNKRELELSSCMEAIEEHKDKEDQSETSMGTERESETSLISDTSETFKDRNSLSPSDKEIETEFQRLALGFKCDMFTLEKRLRLEERSRDLAEENVRREVSSCQGLLQALIPLCEDDNQSMEIIQRLQKNLDILIQSMTRVSSRSEMLGAIHQESRIGKAVEVMIQHVENLRRMYTKEHAELLELRETLMQNERSFGSQTERDDFRGKKQPTSQYYKSSTRRVSIAAIPRSGAGNMHFDMSKTQDGSEAETERLTRRSPWNVAGKSTARPPLKRFVSSAAWVDTEEPSLVMKGTAYDNTDCQSEDEQKEAPVVERRRSSLSELGSKLTSLILPLKTPSPCSSPTSTDPGMAHSLSHSLTSSRVAAAAAVARGGRGLWLWLAMVVVLAGLLALLASLVMQPVVDAAPVGTGDSWMTIQQMLWPYAGLRHNGQPPV is encoded by the exons ATGGATTATTACACGCCGCAGCCCAGTCGTCGTCACAATCCCGTGGACAGCATCTGCCGCAAACTGCAGACCATTCAGTGGCGCGGTGATCGAGAGCCCAATTCACCGTTCCAGATTCCCAagctctcctccagcagttACGACAGTGCGCAGTGCGGCCTCAGGCACAACCTGGAGGCCATTCTGAAGAAAGGGGCCATCCACAGAGacgagggggagagggggaaggagagagtgaaggagaaggggaaggggaAAGGGATGGGTATGCCGAGTTCTGCTTTGTCCCAGGGGAGCCTGGGCTCTTCAGCGCCAATGTCCATCCCTTCCACTCCCACCATGCCGGCTAATGTCACTTACACCATCACTAGCACActtggagagaggagaggtgctgATGGGAGGGAATTGAGACAAGTTAAGAAATGGCAGAGGTATTGTTCGACACCCACGGGGCAGTCCAAAGAGTCCCCTTACTTCACATTCACACGAGGACCCCAGACAGTGCAGCCTGAGAGCGAAAAGCCGAGCAGGAGCCCTCCTCTGTCTCATACCTTCACTCCGAACCACAGCACCGTAGCCTACAATCTCAACTTCTGCTCAGGAGACACAGGGAACTTGACCGAGTGTGAGCTGCCCTACCCGGCTCTGGTTGTAAAAAGACTGTCCATGGGCGACGGAG GTTCATCACTCGCTTctgaaaacaggaaggagaaTATGGCAGAAATCAGCCTCATCTGTGAAGAGAATCTGCTTGATACCATCTTCCATGCCTGTGACACCCAGCGCCGAg GTAAAGTGTTCGTCTCTCACATTGTGGACTACCTGCGTCACACCACCAGTCGCACCTCAGAAGACAGCGGACTGGAGGAACTTTGCAACATGCTCGATCCAGAACACAAAGATGTCTCCATTGACTTGGACACGTATCACGCCGTAATGAGGGAGTGGATCGACGATTGCCGCAACAATGG GGAAGAGCCAACAGATGACGTCACCCAGGACTCGGTAAAACTCAGAGACGGCCTGTCTG ccaAGAGGTCCATGCTGCTCAATATGACCTCAGGAAGCTTGGAGGCCTTTGGAGGGGAGGCATCCAGAGTGGAATT TGAGACATCAGAGCTGGTATATTGCGTTGCCGATCTGCAGATGAGCAACCAAAAGCtccaggaggaggtgaggaagcTGAAGCAGGTGGTGGAGAGCATGGAGGACAGCAACCAGAAGCTGGCAGAGGAGAATGAGGAGCTGCGCAGTCAGGCCAGAAT TAACCATCAGCTGGCGCAAAAGGAGAAAATGCtaaaggaggaggtggaggagatgaaggccACTCTGAGCTGTACGGAGGAAGGCAGAGCTCGCGCCTCCGCACACAGCAAACATGTG gAGCGAGAAAACCAGAGTCTCATTTCCAAGATTGCTTCTCTTCAAGAAGAG AACTTCAAGGTAACCATGGAGACAGACGAGCTTCAGAGGAGAATAGCAGAGCTGTGTGACATTAACGCTGACCTACAG GTGCAGATTCACTCTTTTGACGGTGTCGTTAGTGAAAAGGAAGCTGTGATTTTAGAG AAGGGCAGACAGATAAATGAGCTGAAGTCAGCAGTGGAGGAATATTCCTCCAtcacagag CTGCTGAGAGCAGACAAGAGCAAGCTGGAGAATCAGATACAGATGATGCATCCAGACCTAGCTAG tgCTGGTCTGTCCCTGTCGGTGGCCTACAGGTTGAACCAGAGCAGCTCAGGATCCCTGCAGGCAGAACTGGCCCTGGCACAGTCACCACTGGAG GCCCTCAACGGACTTGATCATTTTTCCACCACCATGAGCTTTGCCTCCCCGCTGGATGAGACGCTTGACAGGGaggtgctgctgatgctgcagggACCCAGCCCTGAACACATGGCCAAGGAGTTCAAGAGCCTCCTAAACAAACTG AAAAGGGATTtcacagaggaagctgcatctGTCTTGTCTTCAGTTAGAGGCTTGTTGGACGACCACGCACAGCCAGGGGGCAACACAGGCACCAGTCTTCAG ACCGTGCAGGCCGAACTGGACTCGAAAAGGGCAGACTGGGCCCTCAGCCTGGACCAGCTGGCCCAGTACACCGACTCGCTGGAGAAGGAACTGATCAAAATGGCCAGCAACATGAGGAGGTCCCGCACCGAGATCCTGCACCTTTCCGTCAG ggtgcaggagcaggagaaCCAGAAGCGGCAGCTGTgtgaggagctggagcagctaaAGACGCCACAGGACAGCAGAGAGGCCTCGTCCCAGACACCTGCACCAGAGGAagag CCTGGAGATGACTTGGACTGGGATGAGGAGTTTGCCCTTCAAGACTTCCTGAAGAACGAGTTAGCAGAAAGAAATTGCAGAGAACAAGGTGGTCAACCAGACAGTCGGCAAGAAGAGACGGCGGCTAAATTAGCAGACAGgggtgaagaagaagacgggGAAGAGAAGTGGATGGTGGtggacagagcaggagagggagaagtgagGAACACATCCACTCCTCTGTCTGCCCTCTCTGGGGAGGCCCAGTCGAGGCACGGTGGAACAGGAGGGAGTCAAG ACTCTGCAGCCCACACTGAGTCAGAGCCTGATGTGAACTGTCAATCTGCACAG GAAGAGGCTGCAGTACGATTGAGCGCCCACTCACAAGCTGTCAGCATTAGACACCCAGAGGCGGATGCTCTCCCCGATCGGTCCCACTCAGAGAACAACA ATGCCGACGCCCCTGAGACTGCAGAGTCTGCCCCCTGTGTTTCTGCCCAAAATCTGACCAACACTTCTGAGCAGGACCAAAGCGTTATACTTGGCAGCAGCCctccttcagcagctgagatggTTCCCCCCATCAGCACATCACCTGGATCAGATGAGACCATTACCCAGACTGAGAG CACCCAGCCGACCAGTGAGgaccacagaggagaagaggcaaAAGACGGCGAGGCGGACTCGAGCACAGCAGCCATGAGACGTTCAAAG AGCTTGAGCGAGGACCAGTCGGCAGACAGATCAGCAGCGGAGGACAG CACGTGTCTGCTACCTGTGTtggtggaagaagaggagagtgTGCAGGACAGCACAGCTGAGGTTCCAACAGTAGCCGCCAGCATGGAAG GGACAGAGCAGCTCACCAGCAGCGGAGCGACCACCTTCTCTGACGGCAGCTCTCCACAGTCCCGGTCGTCCTTCATACATGGCAGCCAATCAGGGAGTGGCATGGGCAGCATCACCTCTGACCCCAGCCATTCACAGGCTTCAACGGCTAAAAAGGacgccctcctcctctgtggcaaAAATAAGAGGGAACTG GAGCTGTCAAGCTGCATGGAGGCCATCGAGGAGCACAAGGATAAAGAAGACCAAAGTGAGACCAGCATGGGCACTGAAAGGGAAT CTGAGACATCACTGATCTCTGACACCAGTGAAACCTTTAAAGACAGGAACAG TCTTTCCCCCAGTGACAAGGAAATAGAG ACGGAGTTCCAGCGCCTGGCGTTGGGTTTCAAGTGTGACATGTTCACCCTGGAGAAGAGACTCCGGCTGGAAGAGAGGTCACGAGACCTGGCTGAGGAGAATGTCCGCAGGGAGGTGTCCAGCTGCCAGGGCTTACTGCAG GCTCTGATCCCTCTGTGTGAGGATGACAACCAGTCCATGGAGATCATCCAGAGGCTCCAGAAGAACCTGGACATCCTCATCCAGTCAATGACCAGAGTGTCCAGTCGCTCTGAGATGTTGGGAGCGATTCACCAG GAGAGTCGCATTGGTAAGGCTGTGGAGGTGATGATCCAGCATGTGGAGAACCTGAGGAGGATGTACACCAAGGAGCACGCCGAGCTGCTCGAGCTGAGGGAGACGCTCATGCAGAACGAGAGGTCGTTTGGCTCACAAACCGAAAGAG ATGACTTCCGTGGCAAGAAACAGCCAACATCACAGTACTACAAG TCATCAACCCGGCGGGTCAGCATAGCAGCAATCCCCCGCTCCGGTGCAGGAAACATGCACTTTGACATG tccaaaacacaggaCGGCTCCGAGGCTGAAACGGAGCGGCTGACCAGGCGATCGCCATG GAATGTGGCAGGGAAGAGCACGGCGCGCCCCCCACTTAAGCGCTTTGTTAGCTCTGCGGCCTGGGTTGACACTGAAGAGCCCTCTCTCGTGATGAAGGG GACAGCCTACGACAACACCGACTGCCAGTCGGAGGATGAACAGAAGGAGGCGCCGGtggtagagaggaggaggtccaGTCTCAGTGAGCTGGGCAGCAAACTCACCTCCCTCATTCTGCCCCTCAAGAC TCCGAGCCCTTGCTCCAGCCCTACATCTACAGACCCGGGAATGGCCCACTCTCTGTCCCACAGCCTGACCTCTTCCCGggtggctgcagcagcagcagtagccaGAGGTGGCAGGGGGCTCTGGCTTTGGTTGGCCATGGTAGTGGTGCTAGCAG GTCTCTTGGCATTGCTGGCCAGTCTGGTGATGCAGCCGGTGGTAGACGCAGCCCCTGTGGGGACCGGGGACTCCTGGATGACTATCCAGCAGATGCTGTGGCCCTACGCAGGGCTCCGACACAATGGACAGCCGCCCGTCTAG